One Ahaetulla prasina isolate Xishuangbanna chromosome 1, ASM2864084v1, whole genome shotgun sequence DNA window includes the following coding sequences:
- the DHRS9 gene encoding dehydrogenase/reductase SDR family member 9, whose protein sequence is MAGEESDEYNFSMWYHLVLWLIVIFIWWRWRNGENLDDVDPEGKYIFITGCDSGFGKLAAMTFDRRGFQVIAGCLTEKGAKELKEESSANLQTVQLDVTNSDNIKQVAELVKKEVGQRGLWGLINNAGIMGPSAPTDWLRIEHFRAPIEINLIGLINVTLNMLPLVKKAKGRIVNVTSVGGILAICSGGYCPSKYGAEAFTNNLRQDMKPFGVKVSCIQPGLFKTALSDRVRVIKEKVAIWNSLPPIIQRQYGEHYLKEDAIKKEKLVKLCQNSDLSLVVRCMEHALMSKHPKAYYTVGTDAKFLWIPLSKLPTCIQDYMLMKNKVKLFNPNSE, encoded by the exons ATGGCTGGG gAGGAAAGTGACGAGTACAATTTTAGCATGTGGTACCATTTGGTCCTGTGGTTAATCGTTATCTTTATATGGTGGAGATGGAGAAATGGGGAGAATTTAGATGATGTGGATCCCGAAGGGAAATACATATTCATCACTGGTTGTGACTCTGGATTTGGGAAACTGGCAGCTATGACCTTTGATAGGCGAGGATTTCAAGTGATTGCTGGCTGCCTAACTGAAAAGGGGGCAAAGGAGCTGAAAGAGGAATCGTCGGCAAACCTCCAAACAGTGCAGCTGGATGTGACCAACTCGGACAACATCAAGCAAGTAGCAGAACTAGTTAAGAAAGAAGTAGGACAACGGG GTCTCTGGGGCCTTATCAATAATGCTGGTATCATGGGACCATCGGCCCCCACCGACTGGCTGAGGATTGAGCACTTTAGAGCTCCCATTGAAATCAACCTGATTGGCCTCATAAACGTTACATTAAACATGCTTCCATTGGTGAAGAAAGCCAAAGGGAGAATAGTAAACGTAACCAGCGTTGGTGGTATTCTGGCAATATGTTCAGGGGGTTATTGTCCATCCAAATACGGAGCAGAAGCCTTTACCAACAATTTAAG ACAGGATATGAAGCCCTTTGGAGTGAAAGTGTCCTGTATTCAACCTGGCTTGTTCAAAACAGCTCTCTCTGATAGAGTCCGGGTCATAAAAGAAAAAGTGGCCATTTGGAATAGCCTTCCTCCCATCATCCAACGGCAGTATGGTGAACATTACCTCAAGGAAG atgcaataaagaaagaaaaattagtcaAGCTGTGTCAGAATTCAGACCTGTCACTGGTTGTGAGGTGCATGGAACATGCCCTAATGAGCAAGCATCCAAAGGCTTATTACACCGTAGGCACAGATGCTAAATTCTTATGGATTCCTCTCTCAAAGTTGCCCACCTGTATCCAGGACTACATGCTCATGAAGAACAAAGTTAAACTATTTAATCCAAACTCAGAATAA